In Anthonomus grandis grandis chromosome 5, icAntGran1.3, whole genome shotgun sequence, the following are encoded in one genomic region:
- the LOC126736374 gene encoding peptidyl-prolyl cis-trans isomerase B encodes MTKFFALVTVGLLALFALVQAGGDEAAKKGPKVTDKVWFEITVGDEPLGRIEIGLFGKTVPKTAENFKQLALKPAGEGFKGSKFHRVIKDFMIQGGDFTKGDGTGGRSIYGERFADENFKLKHYGAGWLSMANAGKDTNGSQFFITTKQTSWLDNRHVVFGKVLKGMDVVRKIESTRTDSRDRPEKDVVIADCGVEEVPEPFGVAKEDARD; translated from the exons ATGACCAAATTCTTCGCTCTGGTTACTGTAGGGCTTCTCGCCCTTTTTGCCCTTGTTCAGGCGGGTGGCGATGAGGCTGCCAAAAAGGGACCCAAAGTTACCGATAAG gtttGGTTTGAAATAACTGTGGGCGATGAACCTCTCGGTCGTATCGAAATCGGCCTGTTCGGCAAAACTGTTCCTAAAACTGCAGAGAACTTCAAACAATTAGCCCTGAAACCAGCCGGCGAAGGATTCAAGGGTAGCAAATTCCACAGGGTCATCAAAGACTTTATGATCCAAGGTGGTGATTTTACTAAAGGAGATGGCACTGGAG gtcgCTCAATTTATGGTGAACGTTTTGCCGACGAAAATTTCAAACTGAAACATTATGGAGCTGGTTGGCTGTCGATGGCCAACGCTGGAAAAGATACCAACGGGTCTCAGTTCTTTATTACCACTAAGCAGACCTCCTGGCTGGACAACAGGCACGTCGTTTTTGGTAAAGTGCTCAAGGGCATGGATGTCGTTAGGAAGATTGAAAGCACCAGGACTGATAGCag AGATCGTCCCGAGAAAGATGTAGTAATAGCAGACTGTGGAGTTGAAGAAGTGCCAGAGCCATTCGGTGTAGCAAAAGAAGACGCCCGTGattaa